The following coding sequences lie in one Rutidosis leptorrhynchoides isolate AG116_Rl617_1_P2 chromosome 4, CSIRO_AGI_Rlap_v1, whole genome shotgun sequence genomic window:
- the LOC139840098 gene encoding D-galacturonate reductase-like — MVISIPETTINSSNGRQPIPLIGMGVAKSNTDSDETVKTAIIEAIKVGYRHFDTAAFYGTEKPLGEAIQEALRLGLIKSRTELFITTKLWCTGTEGHLVLPAIKQSLKDLGLEYVDLYLIHWPVTLKYEEFKLPIPNEWISAINLKEVWEAMEKCQNLGLTKSIGVSNFAPRRIEEILSFAKIPPAVNQVEMNPIWQQKKLNEFCKKNDILLTGYSPLGATGSSWGHNRVMESHVLRDIAMSGGKSVAQISLRWLYEQGVSFIVKSFNKERLKQNLEIFDWSLSEEELNKISQIPQQKHIYFGMMLGEPNEVIAEVDADLSFM; from the exons atggTAATTAGCATCCCGGAGACAACAATAAACTCTAGCAATGGTCGACAGCCGATTCCCTTGATTGGAATGGGTGTGGCTAAATCGAATACTGATAGCGATGAAACCGTGAAAACAGCGATTATCGAAGCAATCAAGGTTGGTTATCGGCACTTTGATACTGCGGCTTTCTACGGGACTGAAAAACCTCTTGGAGAAGCCATCCAGGAAGCTTTGAGACTCGGTTTGATAAAGTCGCGAACCGAGCTTTTTATCACTACCAAACTGTGGTGTACCGGTACCGAAGGCCACCTGGTGTTACCAGCCATCAAGCAGAGTTTAAA GGATTTGGGACTTGAGTACGTAGATTTGTATTTAATTCATTGGCCAGTAACCCTTAAATATGAGGAGTTCAAATTACCTATTCCAAATGAATGGATATCAGCTATTAATCTTAAAGAAGTATGGGAAGCAATGGAAAAGTGTCAAAATCTCGGACTCACTAAATCCATCGGTGTAAGTAACTTCGCTCCTCGAAGAATCGAAGAAATCCTTTCCTTCGCTAAAATCCCTCCCGCTGTCAACCAG GTTGAGATGAACCCAATTTGGCAGCAGAAAAAACTAAATGAGTTTTGCAAAAAGAATGACATCCTTCTCACTGGTTACTCGCCTTTAGGAGCAACCGGTAGTTCGTGGGGTCACAATCGTGTCATGGAATCACATGTTCTTCGAGACATTGCAATGTCTGGAGGAAAGTCCGTAGCTCAG ATTTCGCTAAGATGGTTATATGAGCAAGGTGTGAGCTTTATAGTTAAGAGTTTCAACAAAGAAAGACTGAAGCAAAACTTGGAGATATTTGATTGGTCATTGAGTGAAGAGGAGTTGAACAAAATAAGCCAAATTCCTCAACAGAAACATATTTATTTTGGGATGATGTTGGGTGAGCCTAATGAAGTAATTGCTGAGGTTGATGCAGATCTTTCATTTATGTAA